A stretch of DNA from Etheostoma cragini isolate CJK2018 unplaced genomic scaffold, CSU_Ecrag_1.0 ScbMSFa_2034, whole genome shotgun sequence:
TCGGCAGCCCCACCTTCTTCAGGTCCGGGGCGCAGGAGTTCGGAGAGCCCGGCTGGTGGAAGCTGGTCCACAACAGACCCCCGACCCTGCGGCTGGAGGTGGACAAATCCACCACCAAGGCTAaaggtaagggggggggggacacatacacacttcaTCCCTGAGTCTCTCCACGAGTCCCCCCAGCTAAAGGAAAGGGtc
This window harbors:
- the LOC117940248 gene encoding cysteine-rich protein 2-binding protein-like, which translates into the protein MLAMYNLSLEGTGRQGYFRWKEDICAFIGRHWNFLLGTRKKTSTWWSTVAGCLSVGSPTFFRSGAQEFGEPGWWKLVHNRPPTLRLEVDKSTTKAKGKGGGDTYTLHP